The following is a genomic window from Oncorhynchus kisutch isolate 150728-3 linkage group LG6, Okis_V2, whole genome shotgun sequence.
CAGTGGAGGTGTTGAGACAAAAGGACAGGTACTATTCTACTGGTGAGGAGAAAGACTAGTCagttgacagagagagactggcagaTAGAAAGCACAGAGCAAGATAACCTCAGATGTGTATTTAGTGTTGCATTCAAAGACTATTATCATCATCAAACCACTCTGAAACAAAAAAACGGTCAAGAGGAAACCAACATCTAACCAAGAAAATATCTACAGTAGTCTCTACAACAGAAGACTGGAAAGAGAGCTGCTATACTTGTAAAGACAGTACAGAGAGTGTTTCATCGTTATTATTCACCAGCCCAGTAACTGACCATCATGACACATCAGGTCAGCCGCTCCCCGTTCCTCAAGCCCTTCTACACCAGGACCCCGGTTGGTGGGGTCATTCCGCGAACCCAGAGACGCCACACGCTCCCCGCCAGCGAGTTTAGGAACCTGACCCCACAGGACGCCATCAGCGTGTTCGAGATCGAGAGAGAAGGTAAGAGTGTCTCCAGATTCTACTGGTTACTCAGAAAATGTTGATTGTATAGGATTTGTTGGATTAGAGATACTTTGGGGTTTTATGTTCAACAAAATGCACATTTATCTTATAATCTCTAACACATAATGACAATAGCTGTCAGTCTCCACAATATAAATAGCTCAGGAAACTAAACAATGCCATAACCACCAAATGTGTGTTTATCACAGATTTTTGTCCCAAAAAATGGATTGTGAATAACATCAATAAACTGTGATAAGAGAACAAGCAGCCTGTAATCCCTGGTTTGTTTGCTAATCTTCCAAGATGCTTCATCtgctcactgactgactgactgaccgtgtgtCTTGTCTTTCCTCCCACCAGCATTCGTCTCTGTGTCTGGTGAGTGTCCACTCACTCTTGACGAGGTGCTGAACTTCCTAAGTCAGTGTCCAGAGCTCTCCCTGGGCTGGTTTGAAGAGGGCCAGCTGGTGGCGTTCATCATCGGCTCAGGCTGGGGCAAAGAGAGACTGGAGCAGGTGAGACAGACAccacaatttacagtagctacctCCATTGTATATTTGGAATTGTTTTGCCCCCAAAAAACAGATATTTGTTTTTCATAATCTAAAAGGTAAccatcaataaaatacattttgttttttttactctgATCATACCGGGTCATCATACCTTTGCCTTTCCCTACCCCAGGAGGCCATGACCCAGCATATCCCAGAAACCTCGGCAGTGCACATCCATGTGCTGTCTGTGCACCGCCACGCTCGCCAGCAGGGTAAAGGTTCCATCCTGCTGTGGCGCTACCTGCAGTACCTGCGATGTGTGCCAGGCCTCCGGAGGGCCCTGCTGGCCTGTGAGGAGTTCCTGGTTCCCTTCTACCAGAAGGCAGGCTTCAAGGAGAAGGGGCCTTCTGCCATCACCGTGCCCAACCTCACCTTCCAGGAGATGGAGTACCATATCGGCGGAGCGGCCTACGCACGGCGGAACAGCGGCTGCTAGTCACTGCCGGCCGTCACCACCCCACTCATAATCACATCAACCCTAGCACTGGAACTCAGCCACCATGTAAACATAGACTCTGGTCATCACAGTTGACCGTCCAGACCACactatagcagacagacagatccaagcaccaacctggtctcagagcatttcataatGTTCTGTAAGTAAAatcgagacactccatttagtatgataggttacatttggtatggttacataagacagatggttacttaaggagggtggttggtcaggaTGAGTGGGCGTATAACACGAACATCTAGCAAAGGTTGCGAGAtcaaatctcatcacggacaactttacaACTTTtcactacttactactttttagctacgttgcaactacttagcatgttatcCAAAACTTCCCCTAAGcctgaccttaacccttttagctgaCCTTTCATGTTTAGCTAACCTTTCACGTAACTTCAACCTTTACCGTTTTAGCTAATcttcccctaaacctaaccctaaccctaaccttaaccctttaacctaactcataaacttaaccctaacccttagcctagctaatgttagcgagcttgctaacgttaggcacctagctagaatttgcaacatatcatacgttttgtaAAATCCCAATATATTGTATGCTTTGCAAATTCTGAACAtttaatacaaattgtaatttgtaacatatcatatatGAAATGGGTGACGGACGTCTACCAATCAACacataccataccaaacgtaacatatcatactaaatggattgtcccagatttacatacagaatcatatgaaatgctctgagatcaGGTTGCAACCACAGGTGCTCCATGAGAGAAGGCACTGCCCCATCAATCTCAGCTGCAGCACCAGCAGGCTCCGAGACACCATCTTTCAGTGCCTCACAGACAGCATCCCGACCCCCTGCGACATAGAGAGGGGACATGCACCACCACATGAAGGGGACAAGGATGGGTTTTCTTAGAAAACAGCAACAGAAAGCAAAAAAATGTCTGTTAGCGATAGAAGACAGAATCAGAATATGTTTGAGATGCAATGTCGAGTTTCAGCATATTTTGTGTATACGTCATTGAATTAACAAAGTTCAAATTTTTCAGTCCCAACATTCTTCATTTTTATTATGCTTAATTTTGAGAGCATTTAAATGAAATATTCCTTGCCACAAATCGTACTTTGTAGTACTATTCTTGTTTGAGGTCTTTAttattactaatactactattgTTATTGAGATACTGTTACTGAGATACTACTATTATTGACTATTATTGAGTTCTCTGAGTGTGATGTAAATAccattttattttttgtattagTCCTCTGGTGTGTTGAAATCTTAGGCTTTTGCTTACCTTTTCGTATTAACACTATGATGTACTAAGGCAATAAAGGGAAACGATGCCACTGATTTTATAGCTCCTCATACTCCCTTTAACATTGACATACATCATGAAAACAGTGGTGCCTTCAACAAAGCTGATTGTTAGCGAACGGTAACTAATGTTCACGTCTGAAAGTAAAGGGCAGCATCAGTCACCACAGAAAATCAGACAGACTTCACTGACGGATTTCTTTTCTCGTTTTTTTTACTTGTTCTATTCAGTTACATATGAGTAGATAGGTAGCTAAAACACTACCTTGTTTCAATCAATCATTACTTCTTAAGAAGCAACAAACAAATAAAAGGATAGCATTCGAGTGCTCAACGTATTGTAACAAAAATATGGCAGTAGTTGGTACATTTTTCAGCAAGGCACCAAAGGTATTAATGTCTGATTTGTTTGTCCCTGGTTGTTTTGAGAGGTTGCCAGAATAATTACAAAACCTACTCCTGGATTGTGAGTGTTAAAAACATGAAAATGAAATTTTAAAAATAACAAAttgaaaaaaatacagaaatatttccTTCTGTCTATTGTACCAGTGATGACTCCTCCAAACCCTGCCTTATacgtgaagagagagagaaatgtgggaGGGGCTTATATAAGGGGTTAGACCATATCCTTCTCTCATTGGTCAGTGGAGGAGAGaaaatggtgtgtgtgggggggtgaaaAGAATGTGATTAATGTCTCATGACGAGTGCAGTGGCATTCCTACTTATTCATACAGACAGACCGAGTAaaaaacacaagcatattgtcaTCAAAGTTCAGTTCACAGAGCCAGAGGAGAGGGAGCTCCACACAg
Proteins encoded in this region:
- the LOC109897608 gene encoding serotonin N-acetyltransferase-like, with the protein product MTHQVSRSPFLKPFYTRTPVGGVIPRTQRRHTLPASEFRNLTPQDAISVFEIEREAFVSVSGECPLTLDEVLNFLSQCPELSLGWFEEGQLVAFIIGSGWGKERLEQEAMTQHIPETSAVHIHVLSVHRHARQQGKGSILLWRYLQYLRCVPGLRRALLACEEFLVPFYQKAGFKEKGPSAITVPNLTFQEMEYHIGGAAYARRNSGC